Proteins from a single region of Macaca thibetana thibetana isolate TM-01 chromosome 4, ASM2454274v1, whole genome shotgun sequence:
- the LOC126953165 gene encoding profilin-2-like — protein MAGWQSYMDNLMCDGCCQEAAIVGYCHAKYLRAAMAGSIFQSIMPIEIDMIVGKGWEGFFTNGLTLGAKKCSLIRDSLYVDGDCTMDIRTKSQGREPTYNVAVSRAGRILVIVMGKEGVHGGTLNKTAYEFALYLRRSDV, from the coding sequence ATGGCCGGTTGGCAGAGCTACATGGATAATCTGATGTGCGATGGCTGCTGTCAGGAGGCCGCCATTGTCGGCTACTGCCATGCCAAATACCTCCGGGCAGCCATGGCCGGGAGCATCTTTCAGAGCATTATGCCAATAGAAATAGATATGATTGTAGGAAAAGGCTGGGAAGGTTTCTTTACCAACGGTTTGACTCTTGGCGCGAAGAAATGCTCACTGATCAGAGACAGTCTATACGTCGATGGTGACTGCACAATGGACATCCGGACAAAGAGTCAAGGTAGGGAGCCAACATACAATGTTGCTGTCAGCAGAGCTGGTAGAATACTGGTTATAGTCATGGGAAAGGAAGGTGTCCACGGAGGCACACTTAACAAGACAGCATATGAATTTGCTTTATATCTGAGGAGGTCTGATGTGTAA